A single window of Gambusia affinis linkage group LG18, SWU_Gaff_1.0, whole genome shotgun sequence DNA harbors:
- the LOC122820642 gene encoding immunoglobulin kappa light chain-like: MDLPVCAGYATFLLLGNLMFATGLVPSSSGLGFEAVSVGRDVTLKCSYQENSATSVYWYKQSPGRKPQLMSEFLKHASKGFMKSPFNNDPRFQPDTGVGKNNLKIFNVQTSDSAVYYCVSGHSFQFDFLEGIIFQVKDLALDLQTSVYQPELETIHPGDSAVLNCTVHSGIGDGEHRVYWLKNSDESNPRIIYAQGDRRNQCEMKPNSQTHTCVYKLPLENLNVSHAGTYYCAVAACGYILLGNGTKLDYKEHLDSPVLLYVLTGTLAFVVVLMGLLAYKSHKLFKTKKRNHEDPPERSPAAPAPKAQVFHLQLQDSVDAGHLHYATVSEKNVISSGTQSEASGVCTYSTLKQ; the protein is encoded by the exons ATGGATCTTCCAGTGTGTGCTGGCTAtgcaacatttctgcttttgggGAACCTGA TGTTCGCGACAGGTCTGGTACCGTCATCGTCCGGTTTAGGTTTTGAAGCCGTCAGTGTTGGCCGGGACGTGACTTTGAAATGCTCCTATCAGGAAAATTCTGCAACAAGCGTTTACTGGTACAAACAAAGTCCGGGACGGAAACCGCAGCTGATGTCGGAGTTCTTGAAACATGCTAGCAAAGGCTTTATGAAAAGTCCGTTTAACAACGATCCACGGTTTCAGCCGGATACGGGCGTcggcaaaaacaacttgaagaTCTTTAATGTCCAAACGTCAGACTCGGCCGTTTACTACTGTGTAAGTGGCCACTCGTTCCAGTTCGACTTCTTGGAGGGCATAATTTTCCAGGTAAAGGACTTAGCATTAGACCTCCAAACGTCGGTCTACCAGCCAGAACTCGAAACCATTCATCCAGGAGATTCTGCTGTGCTGAACTGTACTGTGCACTCTGGGATCGGCGATGGAGAACACAGAGTTTATTGGCTAAAAAACTCTGATGAATCTAATCCAAGAATCATTTATGCGCAAGGGGACAGGAGAAACCAGTGTGAGATGAAGCCAAACAGTCAAACTCACACCTGTGTGTACAAGCTGCCACTGGAGAACCTGAACGTGTCTCACGCTGGGACCTACTACTGCGCGGTCGCCGCCTGTGGATACATCCTGCTTGGAAACGGGACCAAGCTGGACTACAAGG AACACCTGGATTCTCCTGTCCTGCTGTACGTGTTGACAGGAACTTTGGCCTTCGTCGTCGTCCTGATGGGTCTGTTGGCGTACAAATCCCACAAACTGTTCAAGACGAAGAAACGCAATCATGAAG ATCCTCCAGAGAGATctccagctgctccagctccaaAAGCCCAAGTATTTCATCTACAACTACAA GATTCTGTGGATGCAGGTCACCTCCACTACGCTACCGTCAGTGAGAAGAACGTGATCAGCTCAGGAACGCAGAGCGAAGCCAGCGGTGTGTGTACATACTCTACTCTGAAGCAGTAG
- the LOC122820643 gene encoding uncharacterized protein LOC122820643, giving the protein MSEFYKHKQTGSPHSDLITSDPRFKVEPGSGQFHLEILNAQVSDSATYYCVSLFSQAFEFLEGITVLVDGSGFKTEGVANLPESENARPGGSAATHCTLRNGPYDGEHGFHWFKGSEDSFLKLIYTHKSSDNMSDKKANTHSCVYVLPLNGLDASQALDYDCAVASCGQVLFGNTTHLDLTYDSVTIFLSAACALTSALSLLLGLSLCKKQNAYLQQSPNQSASQHM; this is encoded by the exons ATGTCTGAGttctacaaacacaaacaaactggCTCTCCTCACAGCGACCTGATCACCAGCGATCCACGATTCAAAGTGGAACCTGGCAGCGGCCAATTCCACCTGGAGATACTAAATGCACAAGTGTCAGACTCGGCTACTTACTACTGTGTCAGCCTGTTTTCCCAGGCGTTTGAGTTTTTGGAGGGCATTACTGTCCTTGTGGACGGGTCGGGCTTCAAAACCGAAGGCGTCGCTAACCTGCCGGAGTCGGAGAACGCCCGGCCTGGCGGCTCTGCGGCGACACACTGCACGTTACGAAATGGGCCCTACGACGGAGAGCACGGCTTTCACTGGTTCAAAGGCTCTGAAGACTCTTTCCTGAAGTTAATTTACACCCACAAGAGCAGCGACAATATGAGTGACaagaaagcaaacacacacagctgtgtgtaCGTCCTGCCTCTGAACGGCTTGGATGCGTCTCAAGCTCTGGACTACGACTGCGCCGTTGCCTCATGCGGACAGGTTCTGTTCGGAAACACGACTCACCTGGACTTAACAT ACGACTCGGTCACCATTTTTCTGAGTGCAGCCTGTGCGTTGACCTCTGCCCTCAGTCTTTTACTGGGTTTGTctttgtgcaaaaaacaaaatgcgtATCTTCAG CAGAGTCCCAACCAAAGCGCCAGTCAGCACATGTGA